CTCGCCTGGCATAGACCTCGATGGCTACCTCGTGGGCTTCACGGTGCCCGTCGGCCCTGGCTTGATCCGCGCTGCGTACTCGCAGGTTCGCTACGACTTGCACACGCCGGCATTGCCCAACCCCAAGGCAAGCAAGGTGGCGCTCGGCTATGTGCATAACCTTTCCAAACGCACCGCGCTGTATGCTACGGTCGCCCGCATCAGCAACAAGAACGGCGCCGCACTGACCATCAACGGCGGCCCAGCGTTCGTCACTAACGCTGGGTACACCCCGGGCGTCGCGACTGGCTACGACCTGGGCATCCGCCATTCCTTTTGAAGCAGCCCCGATGAAACCTCGCCTTCATACGCTGATCTGCACCACCCGGCCGGGCCGCCTCGGACCGGCGATCGCCGAGTGGGCTCATGAGTTCGCGCAGGCGCATGGGCGCTTCGATTCGACGCTCGTGGACCTTGCCGAGTTCTCGCTGCCAGTGTTCGACGAACCGGAACACCCCCGGCTTCAGCAATACATCCATGCGCATACGAAAGCGTGGAGCGCATCGGTGGCCGCGGCAGACGCGTTCCTGTTTGTCATGCCTGAATACAACCACGGCCCTCCTGGCGCCCTGATCAACGCGATGAACTACCTCGTGCGTGAATGGCAGTACAAGCCGGTCGGCTTCGTCAGCTATGGCGGCGTGTCCGGGGGTCTTCGCGGCGTCCAGGCGACCAAGCAATTGATGAGCACGCTCAAGCTGGTGCCTATTCCAGAAGCGATCGTGGTGCCTAATTTCACGCAGCACGTCGAGGCCGATGGCAGGTTCGTCCCGAACGAGCTACACACCGCTTCCGGCATGGCAATGCTCGAGGAGTTGCACCGGTGGACCCGCGCCCTCGCCGCACTGAGGGTGGAGGCACGTCCTGAAGAATTGGGTTGATTAAAGGAAGTCAGGCAGAGGCCGCGCACGATGCTGTAAGCAGCGGCAAAAATTGCGAATGGAGCCAGATCTACTGCCACTAAACGCGAATTCGCCAAAGAGCTTCCTGGGCACGCAAGTCCGAATCCTGCCGCTCGCTCTCGCGGCAGCCCTGCGTTACTACGCGCTCAAGCGCTCTGCCACCTCACGTGCACCGAGTTCTCGCACCGTTGCAAGGCTTTCGAGTTGTGCGGCCCGTGGCCGAGCCTTACCTTGTTCCCAGTGGTAGATCGTCTGCCCTGATACACCGACCAGTTGCCCATAGATCGCCGCGGAGAGCCCGAGCTTGGCGCGATGCGCCGCCAACCTGGCTGCGCTGAATCGGCGCTTTGTGCGCGCTTCCACTTCATCGCCGGGATCAACTGTTGCGGCGGGGCGCGTCGCTCGTTTTGCAACCCGACGCAGTTCCTTCTCGAGCACATTCATTTGGCGACGTAGCTCAGCAATCGACGCGCGATGCGCGACCGATGCCTTCTTGAGCGTTTCAATCTCAGCGCGCACTTCTTTGCGAGCAACGCGGGAGATTTCAGCTTTGAGGATTGAGGCAATATTTGGCATGGGTAAATTGTGCCGTTGCACTACAACCTTATCGGAGGGCAGATATCGCTTTGAGCGATCGCTTGCTCAAACCTAGGGTGCCTTTCGAAATACCCCAAAACACTGATGTGCTCGAGCTACAAAAAGGGCACTGACCAGAATCATTCACGCAGCGTGAAAACCACCGACAGGTAGGAGACCGGTTGTGCGTGTATTGCCTCGATTCCGTGCAGGGCCGTAGCATCGAACAACAACGAATCTCCTGCCTTCACCTCGATCGCCTTGGTGCCGTAGCGGTAGGTCACTTCCCCGGACAGGAAGTACAGAAACTTCAGGCCAGGATGCTGGAAGGTCGCGTAGGGCTCCGCATCGGGCAGCAGTGTGACCAGGTAAGGCTCAGCGAACAGGTTGCCTGACAGCAGGTGTCCTAACAACTCGCACCGGTAGTCCGCCACAGCCCCAATGCGGTCGACCACTAGTCCCTGACCGGCAGGCACGTGGCAGAAATCCGTGCGCCGCGCCTGATCCCCAAAAAACGTGAGAGCGGCACGTGCAAGCCCTGCGCAATGCGGTCCAAGGTCTCCACCGACGGCGAAACCAGACCACGCTCTATGCGCGAGAGCATCGAGGCAGAGTCCCGATGTCTGGGCCAGCGCACCAGTGGACGTCCCTGCCGCCATCCGAAGTGCCCTGATCTGCGTGCCGATCCGCGATGCCGACGGGCTTCGCACAGGTCCTGGTTGCGGTGCCCGGGCACGGGTCACAGATGCAGGCAAGCGCTGGAGACGCGACGTTGGAAAGGGGAAGGAGCCTGGGCTTTTCTCATCGTCTTACCACTTGCAGTCAACGAAGAATTCATTTTGACTTGAAAGATGTTGACTCAGAAGCGTGGCATGCGTGGCATATGCGGCATTGGAGTGACGGTGACGACGAGGATGTGGGCTCGGGCCGCGTCGACCAACTGCTGGGCGGCTATCTGTACGGCCCGGATCTCGTGCGCGCAAGCAGTCCGCGAAGGTGTCGAAGAAGTTCACTGAGGCCTGAATTCGAGGAGAGAGCCATGGCTGCCTGCACGCAGTGCCGAGAAATGACGGGAGCGTCGGCTACCGTGGTGTCGCACGATCAGCTTGTGAGGGGCGTGACGATGGGCATTGCTGCGGGGCGAGAGGCCGAGGCGTTGGATGGACTGGAGTGGTACGGTTGGTCAGCAATGGGTAATTTGAGAAGTTTGCGCGCGCAATTTGAGAATATCAAGGCGGACGTCACCCAGCATTGGACTTGGGGTAATCAGCCGCAATTTCGAATGAAAATCTGATCAGAATTCCGAACTGTGGCCTCCGCAAGCAGCAGGCGTAGCACCATGAAGACGTTTCGCAATGTCTTCAGTGGCAGGAGGTCAGAGGATTAGCGACTGCAGTCACTGCCTAGGACGGACTTGCTTTCCTCGATTGGTTCTGACCCAAGAGCCAACAGTTGGTCGACCGCCTTCTGAAACTTCTGTGAGTTGATGTCAGAGTCGGCCGCGCTGAATGAAACTTCAATGGCTCGACGTCCCTTGGGCAGCATCCATTCCTCGATCTTCCAGTCGCCAGCTTTGAGCCGGCGAACCCGGCTGCTGCATCCGAGCGGAATAACTTGAAGCTGCATGGGAAAAGCCGAACTGGCCGCAGCCTCGACTTCGCAGCTCCATGAAACCATACGCTTCGGGCCTATCGCATCAGCTACCTTCTCGCGTGACCAACCGATGTCCAACTCCAGCTTGGACTTCATTTTTGGACCGGTCAGCGGGCAAGACATACCCTGAAGTGCTGTCGTCGTCTGAATGCTTTCAGGGCCACGTAGCTTGTATGTGGACTCCGGGCCATCCTCGTTGCTGCGTTCGCGAGCTAGCACGACCAAGCCCGCAGGCACCGAAGGAGACTGGCCCGCTACCAGGTATCGCACCTCGAAGGAACGCTCCCTTGTCGTCCCAACATTCAAGGCGTCTCGTGCGGCTTCCGCTGAGACCGGCCCACCCTTGGACGGATCCCAGCGAAATGCGTATTCGGCTTCCAGCGCCGAAGCGCCGTGCCCCAATGTGCAGCCAAGGATCATTACCGACCATCGAGAGAACATTCGGCCTCCTAGGTATTGGAATGTGCGATAGAGATTTGATAGCAATAGCGAGGCGCCGCGCACCTAGCCATTAGAAAGATTGTGCGTGCTGGATTTTCTTGCCATATTGATTACGCTGCGCTCTCGGCGTTGAGACAACGTTTTCGCTGGATACGGCGAGAAGCAGCAGGAATCCCAATCCCGCATGTGCTCCTGGTATGCAGCGCGATCGGATGCC
This region of Variovorax sp. RKNM96 genomic DNA includes:
- a CDS encoding NAD(P)H-dependent oxidoreductase; its protein translation is MKPRLHTLICTTRPGRLGPAIAEWAHEFAQAHGRFDSTLVDLAEFSLPVFDEPEHPRLQQYIHAHTKAWSASVAAADAFLFVMPEYNHGPPGALINAMNYLVREWQYKPVGFVSYGGVSGGLRGVQATKQLMSTLKLVPIPEAIVVPNFTQHVEADGRFVPNELHTASGMAMLEELHRWTRALAALRVEARPEELG
- a CDS encoding helix-turn-helix transcriptional regulator, yielding MPNIASILKAEISRVARKEVRAEIETLKKASVAHRASIAELRRQMNVLEKELRRVAKRATRPAATVDPGDEVEARTKRRFSAARLAAHRAKLGLSAAIYGQLVGVSGQTIYHWEQGKARPRAAQLESLATVRELGAREVAERLSA